AGACCTCCTTCGAATACGTCCTGGAGGGGATGGGTGCCCAGGCCGGAACCCTCGGCGGGGGAGGCCGGTACAACGGATTGGTGGAGGAGATCGGCGGCGGAGATGTTCCGGGCATCGGCTTTGCCCTGGGTTTGGATCGGATTCTCGTCGCCCTGAAGGATCAGGGGGTTCAACTCCCCGTGGGTCGCAGGCTGGACTGTTACGTGGTCACCCTGGGTGACGAGGCCAAGAAGCGGGCGGTCTCCCTTCTCGCCGAATTGCGCCGGGCGGGATGTTCGGCGGAGCGGGATGTGCTCGACCGGAAAATGAAAGGACAGATGAAGGCGGCGGACCGGGAACGCTCCCGTTACGTGGTCATCCTCGGCGAGGAGGAGTTGAACCGGGATGCGGCCGTCGTGAAGGAGATGGCCACGGGACGGCAGGAGGAAGTCCGGCTCGACCGGTTGGTCGACTACATTCGGGCAGGAAGCAAGCGGTAGGAGGGAAGCGTTATGGAAACACTCCATCGAACTCACGGATGCGGCGAGCTGACGCGGGAGGTGGTCGGCCGGCAAGTCGTGCTGAACGGATGGGTGCAGAAACGGCGCGATCTCGGCGGGTTGATCTTCATCGATTTGCGGGATCGTTCCGGAGTGGTGCAGGTGGTATGCAATCCCGAAATTTCCCCCGAGGCGGCGGAGGCGGCCGATCGGGTTCGGTCGGAGTACGTGCTGGCGGTCCGGGGGACTGTCGTCCAACGCTCCCCGGAGACGGTCAATCCCAGGATGGCAACCGGGGAGATCGAGGTGCAGTGCGAATCCCTCGTCGTTTTGAACGAGGCGAAGACGCCGCCGTTTCCGATCCAGGACGATTTGGACGTGGAGGAATCGGTGCGGTTGAAATATCGTTATGTGGATCTGCGCCGTCCCGTGATGCAGCGCACCCTGATGCTCCGTCACCGGGCGATGCAGGCGGTTCGCTCTTTTCTCGACCGCAACGGGTTTGTGGAAGTGGAAACCCCGATGCTGACCCGGAGCACACCCGAGGGGGCGCGGGATTATCTGGTGCCCAGCAGGGTGCATCCGGGATCCTTCTACGCCCTTCCCCAGTCACCGCAGATTTTCAAGCAGCTGTTGATGGTGGCGGGAATGGAGCGGTATTTTCAAATCGTCCGCTGTTTTCGGGACGAGGACCTTCGCGCCGACCGGCAGCCGGAGTTCACCCAGATCGACATCGAGGTTTCCTTTATGCCGCTGGAGCCCTTCATCTCCCTGATGGAGGAAATGGTGGCCGAGCTGTTTGAGAAAACCATCGGCATCCGGGTGGAGCGTCCTTTCCCCCGGATTACCTACCGGGAAGCGATGGAGCGCTATGGGAGCGACAAACCGGACCTTCGTTTCGGGATGGAACTGGTGGATCTTTCGGAGGCGGTCAAGGAAAGTTCCTTCAAGGTGTTTTCCGGCACCGTGGCCCGCGGCGGAAAGGTGAAGGCGATCAATGTCAAGGGCTGCGCCGGTTGGAGCCGCAAGGAGATCTCGCGCTGGGAGGAGGAAGCGAAGAACCTGGGGGCCAAGGGGTTGGCCTGGATCGCCAGCCGCGACGAGGGGCTGAAGGGCCCGGTGGCCAAGTTCCTTTCCGATGCGGAGTGGGCGAAGATCCGGGAGCTGACATCCTGCGAGCCGGGAGATCTGCTGCTGTGCGTGGCCGATGAACAGCCCCTGGTGGAGGAAGTGCTCGGGGAGTTGCGACTCCGCCTCGGCCGGGAGCTGGACCTGATCGACAAAGGCAGTTTCCGGTTCGCCTGGGTCACCGAATTTCCCCTGTTGGAGTATGATGAAGAGGACGGGCGCTATTACGCCATGCACCATCCCTTCACCATGCCGATGGAAGAGGACATCCCCCTTTTGGACACGGATCCCGGAAAAGTGCGGGCTCAGGCCTACGACCTGGTCCTCAACGGGTATGAAATCGGCGGCGGGAGCCGGCGGATCCATCGGCGGGAGGTGCAGGAGGCGATGTTCCGCGCTCTGGGGATCTCGCGGGAGGAAGCCCGGGAAAAGTTCGGGTTTCTGCTGGAGGCCTTCGAGTACGGTGCTCCGCCCCACGGCGGGATCGCCTTCGGGTTCGACCGCATCGTGATGCTGCTCGCGGGTCGAAACAACCTGCGGGATTGCATCGCCTTCCCCAAGACGGCCAGCGGCAGCTGCCTGCTCACGGACGCTCCGGCTCCGGTGGATGAGCATCAGTTGAAGGAACTGCACATTTCGGTCACTAATAAAATGTCAAGCGAAGATGTATAATAACATCGATTAACAGCCGACTGGCCCCCTTTTGTGCATCAATTTCTTTCGCCGTGGAAAAATAATAAACAGTTGCCCACAATGTACCGCTTGCCATCCGTGCCTCTGCTGTGGTAACATGAAATCAGCAACAGGAGCCCTGCTATGTGCGTTAACCCCTGAAAGTTTTGAGCCAACACCCATACAAAGGGAGCCCGGGGTCATTTGTGGGCGCGGAAGCCTCGTGAGAGAGGACCCGCAAACACAGGTGCAGGGCACCCACCTGCGAGAGAGCAGGTTCAAAACTGAGGGAGCCACGGCATAACGGGGCTCTTTTCCATTTTCAAAAGGGGACCTTCTCGGATTCCGCTCCGAGGGCTGGTGCAAAGGATGATTGGATGCGAATCGGTGTGGATATCGACGGTACCATCAAGGATACCCGGTGTGCGGCCGTTCAGGTATATAACGAGGTATTGAACCGGAGCGTCAAGCCGGAAGAGGTGACCGATTTTTACCTGGACAAGGCTTACGGTTTGTCCCCCCGGGAAGGGGCCAGGCTGTGGCGAAAGTTGGAACACCGGATTTACGCCCTGGGGGTTCCCCTGAAGGGGGCGGCGGAGACCCTCTGGAAATTGCAGCGCAGAGGACACGAGATCTACTTTATCACCGCTCGTCCCGGCATGAAACATATCGCAGATGTGACGAAAAACTGGTTGCAAAAGCACGGGTTTCCCTACGATCCCAGCCGTTTGCGGATGAGTGCCCAGGATAAGGCGAAGATCGCCCGGGAGCTGGGGATCCAGCTGTTCTTTGAGGATGCGCCGAAGCATTTGGACCGTCTGGTCGAAGAGGGGATTCCGACGGTGATCGTGGATGCGGTCTATAACCGGAATTACCCCGGTGATTTGCCGCGAATCAAAAGTTGGGACGAGGTGTTACCCCTCGTGGAGGAAATGGAAAAGCGCCTGAAAAACGTCTGAGCCGCCATCGAAGGATGGCGGCTCGTCTCACAGGCGCGGATCTTCCAGCAATCGCTCCAGCTCTTCCTTGTGTTCGGTTTCTTCGGCCAGCATTTCTTCCAACTTCACCTTCAGCTCCGTTTCTCCGACCTGTTCGGCCTGTTCGATCCGTTCCTTGTAGCGGCGGATGGTGTCCTTTTCCGCGTCGACGGATGCCTGGATCATCTCCCGAAGGTCCCCGGTCTGTTTCACCTCGTAAGGCTTTACGACCGGTACCCCTCCCAGCGTGACAATCTTGTTGGCCAGGTACAGGGCATGGTTGATCTCGTCCCGGGCTTCCTTTTCAAAGAGGGGTTTGAGCACCTGCCGTCCGAGGCCGGAGACCCTTGCGGCGTTTTGGATGTACTGGATGACTGCCGTGTATTCGTGTGCCAGATCTTCATTGAGGCCGTCAATCAGTTCCCGGACATCGGTTTTGAACTGAACTTGTTGGCTCATCCCACATCGACTCCTTTTGTATGCCGAGTACACAGGGTTATCTTCCCCTCTGCGGCGAAAAAACATGCACACCGGGGAGAGCACAGTTTGCCGCCAACAAGTACTCTACACCACCGACGGCCGGCGGGCTATGAATCTTTTCACACTTCCCGCCCTTTGATCCGGCGGATCCACTCCTTCAGCTTCCCTTCGTATCCGCGGTCGGCCGGGTGATAGAAGGTCTTGCCGACATGTTCGTCGGGGAGATATTGTTGCTCCACATATCCCCGGGGAAAGTCGTGGGGGTACAGGTATCCGACGCCACGGCCCTGCTCGCGTGCCCCGGAGAAATGGGCGTCCCGCAGATGGGGGGGAACCTCGCCCCGGGATTCTTCGCGCACCGCTTTGGTGGCCTCCGAAATGCCGCGAATCACCGCGTTGCTCTTGGGGGCGGTGGCGATGTAGATGGCGGCTTCCGCCAGCGGAATGCGGGCCTCCGGCATTCCCACGGTCTCCACCGCGTGGGCGGCGGCGGAGGCGATGAGGAGGGCGCGGGGGTCGGCCATGCCCACGTCTTCGGCGGCGTGGACGAAGATGCGGCGCGCGATCAGTCGGGGATCTTCCCCGGCTTCCAGCATTTTGGCCAGATAATACAGGGCGGCGTCCGGATCGGATCCGCGCATGCTCTTGATAAAGGCGGACAACGTGTCGTAATGATTGTCACCGCTCTTGTCATAGCGGACCATCTTGCGCTGGATGGACTCCTCAGCCGTGTCCAGGGTGATGCGCCGAATGCCCAGCTCGTCGGGGGATGTGGTCAAAACGGCCAGCTCGATCGCGTTGAGGGCGCTGCGGGCATCCCCGCCCGCGGTGCGGGCGATGTGGGCCAGGGCTTCTTCTTCCACCTCCACCTGGTACTTGCCCAGCCCCCGATCCTCATCCTCGAGGGCACGCTTCAGGAGCAGGATCAGCTGTTCCTCCGTCAGGGGGACCAGCTGAAACACCCGCGAGCGGGACAGGAGCGCGGCATTCACCTCAAAGGCGGGGTTCTGCGTTGTGGCGCCGATCAGGATGATGGTGCCGTCCTCTACATAGGGAAGAAGGGCATCCTGCTGGGACTTGTTGAATCGGTGGATTTCGTCGATGAACAAAACGGTCCGCTGACCGTACATTCCCAGCCGTTCCTTGGCTTCCTTCGTCAACCGACGAATGTCGGAAACCCCCGCGGTGACCGCGTTCAGCTGTTCGAAGTGGGCCTTGGTGCTTCCGGCGATCACTCTGGCCAGGGTGGTTTTCCCCGTTCCCGGCGGCCCGTAAAAAATCAGGGAGGAGAGCTGATCCGCCTCGATGGCTCGGCGGAGCAATTTTCCTGGGCCGAGGATGTGGGACTGACCCACGAATTCGTCCAGCGTCCGGGGACGCATGCGGGCGGCCAGGGGGGCTTTTTTTTCAGTTTCCATCTGATGACCGAACTCGAACAGATCCATGGCGGACATCTCCTTACCGAACAGACATTCCTTTCTCATGCATACCACATTCGGCGGCACGGGGC
This genomic interval from Planifilum fimeticola contains the following:
- the aspS gene encoding aspartate--tRNA ligase — encoded protein: METLHRTHGCGELTREVVGRQVVLNGWVQKRRDLGGLIFIDLRDRSGVVQVVCNPEISPEAAEAADRVRSEYVLAVRGTVVQRSPETVNPRMATGEIEVQCESLVVLNEAKTPPFPIQDDLDVEESVRLKYRYVDLRRPVMQRTLMLRHRAMQAVRSFLDRNGFVEVETPMLTRSTPEGARDYLVPSRVHPGSFYALPQSPQIFKQLLMVAGMERYFQIVRCFRDEDLRADRQPEFTQIDIEVSFMPLEPFISLMEEMVAELFEKTIGIRVERPFPRITYREAMERYGSDKPDLRFGMELVDLSEAVKESSFKVFSGTVARGGKVKAINVKGCAGWSRKEISRWEEEAKNLGAKGLAWIASRDEGLKGPVAKFLSDAEWAKIRELTSCEPGDLLLCVADEQPLVEEVLGELRLRLGRELDLIDKGSFRFAWVTEFPLLEYDEEDGRYYAMHHPFTMPMEEDIPLLDTDPGKVRAQAYDLVLNGYEIGGGSRRIHRREVQEAMFRALGISREEAREKFGFLLEAFEYGAPPHGGIAFGFDRIVMLLAGRNNLRDCIAFPKTASGSCLLTDAPAPVDEHQLKELHISVTNKMSSEDV
- a CDS encoding 5' nucleotidase, NT5C type → MRIGVDIDGTIKDTRCAAVQVYNEVLNRSVKPEEVTDFYLDKAYGLSPREGARLWRKLEHRIYALGVPLKGAAETLWKLQRRGHEIYFITARPGMKHIADVTKNWLQKHGFPYDPSRLRMSAQDKAKIARELGIQLFFEDAPKHLDRLVEEGIPTVIVDAVYNRNYPGDLPRIKSWDEVLPLVEEMEKRLKNV
- a CDS encoding ferritin-like domain-containing protein, encoding MSQQVQFKTDVRELIDGLNEDLAHEYTAVIQYIQNAARVSGLGRQVLKPLFEKEARDEINHALYLANKIVTLGGVPVVKPYEVKQTGDLREMIQASVDAEKDTIRRYKERIEQAEQVGETELKVKLEEMLAEETEHKEELERLLEDPRL
- a CDS encoding AAA family ATPase is translated as MDLFEFGHQMETEKKAPLAARMRPRTLDEFVGQSHILGPGKLLRRAIEADQLSSLIFYGPPGTGKTTLARVIAGSTKAHFEQLNAVTAGVSDIRRLTKEAKERLGMYGQRTVLFIDEIHRFNKSQQDALLPYVEDGTIILIGATTQNPAFEVNAALLSRSRVFQLVPLTEEQLILLLKRALEDEDRGLGKYQVEVEEEALAHIARTAGGDARSALNAIELAVLTTSPDELGIRRITLDTAEESIQRKMVRYDKSGDNHYDTLSAFIKSMRGSDPDAALYYLAKMLEAGEDPRLIARRIFVHAAEDVGMADPRALLIASAAAHAVETVGMPEARIPLAEAAIYIATAPKSNAVIRGISEATKAVREESRGEVPPHLRDAHFSGAREQGRGVGYLYPHDFPRGYVEQQYLPDEHVGKTFYHPADRGYEGKLKEWIRRIKGREV